In one Epinephelus lanceolatus isolate andai-2023 chromosome 19, ASM4190304v1, whole genome shotgun sequence genomic region, the following are encoded:
- the LOC117270047 gene encoding lysozyme C-like has protein sequence MSFSYKKTFSSSSGNIQSSLESIMRGLVFLLLVALASAKVYERCEWARLLKANGMDGFRGNSLADWVCLSQWESGYSTTVTNHNRDGSTDYGIFQINSRWWCEDGHTSRSVNACSISCSKLLTDDVSKAINCAKRVVRDPNGIRAWVAWRLHCEGRDLSSYVAGCGV, from the exons ATGAGCTTTTCGTATAAAAAGACAtttagcagcagcagtggaaacATTCAGTCCAGCCTAGAGTCCATTATGAGGGGTCTGGTGTTCCTGCTCTTGGTGGCTTTGGCCAGCGCTAAAGTCTACGAGCGCTGTGAATGGGCCCGACTGCTTAAAGCTAATGGGATGGACGGCTTCCGTGGCAACAGCCTAGCAGACT gggtTTGTCTGAGCCAGTGGGAGTCGGGTTACAGCACCACAGTCACCAACCATAACCGAGATGGATCAACTGACTACGGCATCTTCCAGATCAACAGCCGCTGGTGGTGTGAGGACGGCCACACTTCTCGCTCAGTGAACGCATGCAGCATCAGTTGCAGCA agcttctgactgatgatgtcagcaaGGCGATCAATTGTGCCAAACGTGTCGTTAGGGATCCCAACGGCATCAGAGCCTG GGTGGCCTGGCGCCTTCACTGCGAGGGCCGTGACCTGAGCTCCTACGTGGCAGGATGTGGTGTTTAA